The following nucleotide sequence is from Trichormus variabilis 0441.
TATAATTAATAATTTTCTAAATTTTTTCTTTATGCCAAACATCTTCCCAATTACTAAAAGCTTCTTCAAGAGAACCAAATCCCCGTAAAGCGCTGTCAACAACGGTAACAATCTCAGCAGTTACATTACCACCTGCTTTTACACCTCGAATAGCCCGTCCAACCATTTGGCTGTAGAGTACAAGAGATTTTGTGGGACGCGCAATGACTGCTGCACTTGTTCGAGGGGCATCAAAACCCGTAGTTAAAACACCGTAATTACATATAATTTTGGTTTCATCAGAATCATCTTTGAAACTATTAATTAAGCGCGTTCGCTCCAATAATGGAGTATCACCAGTAACTACATTTGCCTGTAAACCCCTAGCTCGGAGTACAGTGGCAAGTAATTTTGAATGTTTTATTGAAATTCCAAAAATCAAAATTCTTTGATGACGTTTGGCTAATTCTTCTACTTCTATAATGATGCTGAGATTTCTTTGTTCATCATCAGCTAACTGTTCTAAAATATGTTGAGGTATTTCTAATTCTTGTTGTATTCGCTCCAAATCTTTCTGTGTTAACTTCAAGCCGTTTTTATAAAATAAAGAGCGGAAATTAGGCTTTGCTAAATATTCCTCTGATATTAGGTAATCGACGGGATTGCTATACCCCGAAACTTCAAGAGTTACTTTGTTTTTTGCAAAAAATTCTGATAATTCAGTATCTACATTGATATCAGACCAAGTTCTACCAGGTGTAGCAGTTAAACCTAGAAGGGCGGTGTTTTCATATGGTACTACAAGTGCATCAAGAACTAACTTATAAGTCTCTGCAATAGCTTGATGTGCTTCATCGATAATTACTAACGATGAAACTTTACCAAGTCTATTGATAAATTGTATGCTTTGCTTTGTACGATTATAAACTTTTGAAAGCCCTGCTACTACTATGCCATCTTCTAACTTATCTACATCTATTTCATGCTCACCCCAAAAACGATAGAGACTTACTTGGCGATCTCCTAAACATTGCCACGCTTTCTGAAATTCGGTTGCGGCTTGTTCACACAGTTCTTCACTATACGCTAACCAAACAACTATAGTCGGTTCAACTGAGCGTAAATGATCTGCAATAATATTCATAGCGGTTCGAGTCTTGCCCGATCCTGTAGGCATATGCAGTAAAACCCGACGTGGCTCCTGCTTAAAATAATTCTTAACTTTTCGCGCTGCAATACGTTGATGGGCAAATAAGGGATAATTAGATACTGCTAGTTCTAATGAAGACGATTGAACTGAATCCTCTGGTTGTGGCAATTCCAATTCAAAGAAGTCAAATAAGGCACGCTCTCTGTTAGAACCATGACGTATTGATGTTTTTTTTAAAGTCTCAAAAATATCTCCTGTAAGCGGAACTTGCATAATTGTTGCTAGAATTTTAGCCTGTTCTGGACGTAGCAAATCTAAAAGCATGGCCCGGCTATCCTTTGTCAAAAGAAGACTAGCAGGAGTATGTAGTTCCATCAAAATTTCTCGTAGACGGCTAGGGGTTACA
It contains:
- a CDS encoding DEAD/DEAH box helicase, producing MQFDNLLSRADDGTLQVLLGNAAVRLIKLLDPSLVTPSRLREILMELHTPASLLLTKDSRAMLLDLLRPEQAKILATIMQVPLTGDIFETLKKTSIRHGSNRERALFDFFELELPQPEDSVQSSSLELAVSNYPLFAHQRIAARKVKNYFKQEPRRVLLHMPTGSGKTRTAMNIIADHLRSVEPTIVVWLAYSEELCEQAATEFQKAWQCLGDRQVSLYRFWGEHEIDVDKLEDGIVVAGLSKVYNRTKQSIQFINRLGKVSSLVIIDEAHQAIAETYKLVLDALVVPYENTALLGLTATPGRTWSDINVDTELSEFFAKNKVTLEVSGYSNPVDYLISEEYLAKPNFRSLFYKNGLKLTQKDLERIQQELEIPQHILEQLADDEQRNLSIIIEVEELAKRHQRILIFGISIKHSKLLATVLRARGLQANVVTGDTPLLERTRLINSFKDDSDETKIICNYGVLTTGFDAPRTSAAVIARPTKSLVLYSQMVGRAIRGVKAGGNVTAEIVTVVDSALRGFGSLEEAFSNWEDVWHKEKI